aagaagaagagacttgcttgggccaagaaacacgagcaatggacattagaccggtggaaatctgtcctttggtctgatgagtccaaatttgagatttttggttccaacctctgtgtctttgtgagacgcagagtaggtgaacggatgatctctgcatgtgtgattcccaccgtgaagcatggaggaggaggtgtgatggtgcttttctggtgacacagtcagtgatttatttagaattcaaggcacacttaaccagcatggctaccacagcattctgcagcgttacaccattccatctggtttgcgcttagtgggactatcacttgtttttcaacaggacaatgacccaaaacacacctccaggctgtgtaagggctatttgaccaggtagtgtgatggagtgctgcatcagatgacctggcctccacaatcacccaacctcaacccaattgagatggtttgggatgagttggaccacagagtgaaggaaaagcagccaacaagtgcccagcatacgtgggaactccttcaagactgttggaaaagcattcctcatgaagctggttgagagaatgccaagagtgtgcaaagctgtcatcaaggcaaagggtggctactttgaagaatctcaaatataaaatatatttcgatttatttaacactttatgtgttatttcatagttttgatgtcttcactattattctacaatgtagaaaatagtataaataaagaaaaaccctggaatgagtaggtgtgtccaaacttctgactggtagtgtacatgtaacACAATACTGTCTGAATAATGAATTATACTGATATTATAACAACATGGATACTATAACAATACAATTCATATTTATCACAAATATGCTTTCACTGACCACCCCATGCAGAGTTTACTAATGCCAGGCATGCCCTTGGGTctggagaggagcagggagaggacgTGAGGAAGGGACGTAGGAACAGGTTCAAATGGGGACCCGCCTCCCAGGAAATCCTCTTCCACGCCTATGAACGACAGAGGAACCCAagcaaagaggagagagagggattagTAGAGGAGTGTAACAggtgagagaaaggggagaggtcAGATAAAAACAAGAAATGTTCCCAGTTCCAGTGCAATGGAGGAACTGTCCGTCATTTTAGCgtgtccccccctctccctcaggGCTGAGTGTCTCCAGAGGGGTGTGTCTCCGTCCCAGCTGGCTGGCCTGGGCTCTAACctggtgacagaggtacgagtgTACAACTGGTTCGCTAACCGCCGCAAGGAGGAGGCCTTCCGCCATAAGCTGGCTCTCGATATGCCTTACACCAGCCAATCAGCAAGCTCCACCAaccacactctctcacacagccCTTTGCAAGGTAACACTCACTAACAGCAAAGTGAATCAAAATATTATTTCATTTAATCCACAAAGAGCATAATGAACCATTAGTGTTCTGCTCAGATGTTGCGTATGTAAGATTTTCAGTGCCCTTATACAGAGGAACAGAGCCAAGACTGACAGGGTGCAACATTCCCTCCTCCCAGAACACCTGATCCTAACTCATCCTAACACGCTTCCTCTCTTCCAGGCATGAAGTACAGCCAGCAAATCACATGTGACAGTCTGGGGTCATCGAGGGGTCACAATGGAGACCGAGGCATGGGGGTCCGCCTGGCCAGCCCCATTCAACTGGAGCCCAGCCACACACTCCTGGAAACACACCATCACAAACCAGTGAGATCACCTACCATTATATTATCATTAACCATATCTCACCTCGACACACATTGTCACAATCCACATTACACAATCACAAACCAGTGAGATGGGATCACAAACAACCTCTCATTGTCACAAACCAAAGATCAGCAACTATGATCACATAATCCCAATACACATCATCACCACAATACAGAGATTAGTAACTGCATCAGTGATCACAAACCATAATAAGCAAATTATTTCACAAACCATATTACATCATAATAAGCAAATGACATCACAAACCATATTATATCATAATATAAGACTGTGAGATCGCTAACCATATCATATCATCAAAAGACATAGGTCATCATGTAAGGCAGTGAAATTACAAGTAATATCACATCAAACTAGTGAGATCATAGACTACTTCACTTCATCATAAACCTTTGGGAATACAAAACATCTCAATCCTCACAAGAATCCATGGCTGTGGTTCTAACTATCTGCCTCCAACTTTCCCATCTCAGGTATCAGGTGGTGGCCCCCTGCCCCCAGTCAGCACCCTGACCTCACTGCACAGTCTGTCTGCCTCGGCTGCTCCCCACCATGGACTCATCATGGCCTCCCTGCCCAGCGTCATGAGTCTGGGAGAGTCCTCTCTCCTCATAGGTAACCTATTCTACACACAGTCCCATCCACTCAAACGGTTCTAAGTCAGAGCATAGTTATTATTAAACGGTCATTTCAAAACATATCCACTGTATTGCATCTTATCCTTTTCAAGTGATGATCAGAAAGTTGTCACATATAAACTGTAACTGACATTAACAAAGCAGCCTAATCCATGTTTTGCTGGCCTATATTGGTCAACAGGTCAAACTGTACCTGTCATCAACAACGTGGGAGGTGGGTTCACCACCCTTCAGCCAATCTCATTCCAGCAGCAGCTTCATTCCACTTCCCAGCAGCAACTCACACAGCAGTTCCAGAGTCATATGGGCCACAGTCCTTTCATGGCAACCATGGCACAGCTTCCATGCCACAGTAAGGCCACAGTGGCAGCATGTTACTCCTCCATTTGCCCTTTGACAGAAATACCTTATGTGAAACAAGGAATGAGTGAGAGCAACTGAATAGAACTGCTAGAACTAAGGAGGGTTTCATAAAGTACCTCAGCGCCTGCTCTCAATTTCTCCATTGTAGTGTACAGCAAGTCTGATATGTCCCACTACCCTCCGTCCAGCCTACTGTCCCAAGCCATGGTCATCACTGACAGCAGCAGCCTTGGAACACTGACCAGTCTAACCACAGTCAGACAGGTACTGTGATTCCAAACATTCACCTAAATGAAAGCGATGTCATTAATAATCAGTTGCACAAGTCAGAGTATACAGGTACAGAAAAGTCTAGACTCACTAGCTAATGATCAGAAGTAGTATTAAATGTGGGTTGAATCTGCTAATGACTTTCGCATTGGTTAGATTCTGACCACAGACCCTGAGGAGCAGACAGACCAGCCCATCCAAGAGGACTCCCTACACCTGCAGTCCCCTTCACCTGTGCCAGGTAAGATAAAACATGTTACTCTAAGTGTAGACTATTTCCCTAAAGATGCAGTTtcttacactacactacaggggAGACTGAAGACATCTAAAAAAGCTACTAAGTGTGTAACACATATTTCAAAGTCATCTTAATACATCTAGATAGTGGTAAATATAACCCATGGTATTCTCTAGTTGCCAGTCAAAAAAGGGCATTTTAAATGCAGGGTTGTAATTGGAATGACAGTAGAGAAACTGGAAACGAATAACTTACCATCTGTCTTTCTTAGTTTCCTCTGGGAACTTACAGCTGTATCCTCCATCTCAGTCTAGTGAAACTCATCCACCTCACCGCCTCTCCTCTTCGCCAGCAGACATCAACTCCTACATTCCTGCACAGATGGTCTCTACCGCACAGTAGCAACAGAATGTAATCACTATGTAATGTGAAGGGGTGGGAGTAGTAAGTAGAGAACTGTAATAGAGATGCAACGCAAATTCTCAAAAACTACCTCTGCAGTAAAATTATCCAGAGAAACCATATTTCCCATTCTGCGAGATACATAAATCCAGGACAGACTCACTGCCAGTTACCAGTCTCGTCACTTGAATTAGCGGCCTTACTATTACATAGACCAGTGTACTCAGTGTGTCCGTCTGCTGATCTGAGGTCAGGGATAAACCATTAGAAAGAGCCACATCTAAATCCATGCAAAACAGAGAACGCTGAGCAATTGATCCCCATTTTACAATAAACTTATGTTATCAATAGAAAAAAGTGTTTTAATAAAAATGATCTAAGAATTCAGTGTGAACTGCTTTCTTTACAAAACAAGGCATAGCACTGATTGTGTTTTGGGCAGAGAAAATAGGTAATAAAATACAGTATGCCACATTTCTGAAAGATCATATTGCATTCCAGAAAAGAACAAACTACGAAGTTGTACAACATTGCAGTGATTATTTCCAGAAAATAACAGTGTATGACCTGACCATGTTATAATGAATGCTAAGATTCCCAAGTACAACAGGTTAACAGTTCTTACAAGTATGGAACAAACAGCCAATATCCTAAATCACAACACACAAGTTCAGAAGTCTCAGTGCTTTTCTACTTCCACCCTTTCATCTGTGCCTTTTTATTTTTCTTCTTGACCTTCAGGGGTAGACTGTCCTCCTCTGGGCTCTTCTGCTCCTCCTCTGTTTTAGCATAAGGTGAGGCTTCTCCACAGTTCTCTACCTCTCCAAACTCCCCGTGGGAAGCTGTCCTTTTCTTATTTTTCTTTGGAACAGGGCTGTTATTACTGTGCTCTctttctgcctcctctcctgcctgAACCTtgtatttcttcttcttcttcttcttcttaattttCTCGGAGCTGAGGGACTCTGGCATGGAAGGTGTAACCGCACTGGGGAGAGCCGATGATAGGAGGTCTGTAACTGACACTGCTGCCTCTCTCAGTCTCATCTCCAgctcactgtcactgtcactagAAGAACATTGCAGAAACAAACACTAAACTGTTTATTACAGTAGTATTACAATATGAGATACAGGAATATTACAATCATGCAATGCTACTGTAAGGATTCCTTCACAAAGTAGGAATGAAAATTACATAAAACCACCTCACACAACCCAAAGGTTAAAAGGCCAGGCCTACATAGAACAAGCATCACCTTGAGCTGGGGATGGGGCGGCGCCTtacaggagggggggggggatcaaTGGTAAACTCTCCTGGGACAGATGTGGTGAACAGCCGGAAACCTTAAAACCAAGACATAAGATCAAGACCCCATCCAGCATTTATATCACGTCATATCTGACAACACATCATACAGTTCGTAACTACTGCATCAGTTTCAATGCAAAACAATTTCTGGATAAACCCTCACCTTCTTCATCTTCACATTTGGTTGACGCTGTGCAGGGTTTTGATGTTTCTGCAGATATCAATGAAATGCAACTGAAAATCAAATTGCATAGTTAGATTAAAGTAGGCAACTGAAAAGTTGACAGGTGGAGGTAACATGAGGCAAAGGCTATAGGTAGCTATAATAGTAAAACTGATGTTTCATCAACATTTTCCCATGACAAAGAATAAATACTGTACCTGTCAAGTATAGCCCCTAATTTCTTTGCAACGTGCGCACGGAACTCCGGGGTCGTCTGAAGCTCGTTCCCATCATGTTCATGTTTAGATACAGCCACACTGTTGACCATAGCATTACATAAAACACGATTATTATGGCAAAGCCAAACGTGAGGCAGAACCTCTATTTATGCATGTTGGTGAATCATAATAATACAGAGGATATAGCATGCCATTCGGAGAAAATGAAAACTTACCGACGGGATAGCTTCCCATTGCTTTCCCCATCTAAAAACAACAGTAGTTATATTACTGTTAAGATTTCGCTGCTGTTTTGGGGTAAGATAGATTTGCTCACTAACTAAAGACTTCACACACTAAGATATCTCCCACCCCACATTTGTTGTTGActagcgttagctagctacatcctGGGTCTTAGTTAAAGCAAAGGTTATTTAATGTTAGGCTGAATTTACCTGCCGTGTTGGTACCATTAGTTCCATATGTGCCAAAACTCCAAGCTGCTTCCTTAAACTTTTCCAGATCTTCATCTTCACTGCTCGAGTCTTCAACCACAGTTCCAACCGGGGCTGACATGTTGGATCAAGTACATGTGCGGCTACAGAGCAATGCACTATGGGTAATGAAGTATTTCGGGGGGGTCAGTGTAGTGAGACTTTGATGAGTGAACTTAAGCCAAACTGTAtaccaattttttatttatttcccccTCTCCTGACAGTATATCATCTTACAGAAACAAAAAAATTGAACAGAACATAAAAGGCAATGTTAGGAGGGCTTCTAGATCTACCAGATCCTCACCAAGTACACATCCAATGATGTAGACAACAGTATTTGATATGGAGTCTATATGGTCCCTGAAATGTAACATTCAAAAGACAGCAAACTTTGTAATAATGTTGAATAAAATCTCACTTTGAGATTTGTCTGTCGTAAAACACATTCATCAATAGGTAAAAATACAATATGATCAATAAAAATCAAAGGGGTTCCAGTTTACACAGCATGCGGGTtcaatatgtggtcctctgtagctcagctggtagagcacggcgcttgtgacaccagggtagtgtgttcgatccccgggaccacccatacacaaaaaaaaaattatgcacgaatgactgtaagtcgctttggataaaagcgtctgctaaatattatattattataagagTGAAAAATGATATCAGTAGCGACCATGTTGTAAAAGCCATAATTAGTGTTCATTTGGTGGTGCTATTAATAAAACATAATACAAAAATGGTGCCTGCTATCACAGACCTTCCATCAGTAAAGGTAAAGAACAGACACACCTCAAGTCTCTAAAGTGGATAACATCACAGCCATTTCATCATACATACCACAGGAGGTTTgggggctcgtggtaatggctggagcggaatcagtggaacggtatcaaacacatggtttccatttgtttgatgccattccattggcgcctttccagccattattatgagccatcctcccctcagcagcctccactgatacataCACTATACCTTCCACTGGGCATTATGACCTGTATAGGTATAATTTCATagctaatctctcgtggacagatgaAACGGCGAGAATCTGTCAAGGGCGAGGATATGTCGATGCTCACGTACAATTATGTGATTACGAGCAGCAGTAGTAAAacaggaaattacaaactttcaCAACAATTTCACTTCTGGGTTACTGATATTATTTTATAGCTGACTGGGATATGCTTAGAATGAATTCACAAAAATGTGATGTTGTTGGACAGATGTGTAGCGGAGCACAGCTGGACTTCACATggatttctctctcacacacacacaacaaagccTCTTGAGCTGAGAAGTCTGAATACAAGGCACATGGGGTAGGTTTCATTTAGTGTTGGAAAACTCAGTATAACTCCAGCAGGCACAAACACACTACAAGTACATTTACAGTGCTGTTACAAATGCTAAAAACACTTAAAATACCAGGGGTGTTGTCTATCACTTACTACCAGGCAGTTAATACAAAAATGTCTCCTTATGGTCAACTGGGATTATTGgttgtatacactgagtgtaccaaacattaagaacaacttcctattattgagttgcacccccccattgccctcagaacagcctcaatttgtcaaggcatggactctacaaggtgtcgaaagcattccagaggaatgcttcccacagttgctcaagttggctggatgtcctttgggtggtggaccattcttgatacacacaggaaactgttgagcgtgaaaaacccagcagtgtttgTGACACAaacctgacacctactaccatatcccgttcaaaggcacttaaatattttgtcgtgcccattcaccctctgaatggcacacacacaatccatgtctcaaggcttgaaagtccttctttaaccggtctcctctccttcatctacactgattgaagtggatttaacaagtgatatcaataagggatcatagctttcacctggattcacctggtcagtctgtcatggaaagagcaggtgttcatgttttgtgcactcagtgtatacagcTAGAGGTGACATGGGACACCCAATACGAATAATAAAGCTTCTACCAAGGCAAAatttcaggctctgatcagaccctacacccaaacgagggcactatgttcatccacctctggcctgctggctcccctacctctacggaagcacagttcccgctcagcccagtcaaagctattcgctgctgtggcaccccaatggtggaacaagctcccccacgacagcggagttactgaccaccttccggagacacttgaaaccctacctctttaaggaatacctggaatagtctaacagtaatcattttacacccccccccccttccccagtggtggttgccccactggctatcctaagttgaatgcaccaatttgtaagtcgctctggataagagcgtctgctaaatgacttaaatgtaaatgtagtatcaCAGTTGTAATTGGCTTGCAATCCAATTGTGCCATCTGTCAACCCTTTGTGTGTACAAAATAACATAAAACCTGGtcaacttcaatcagtgttcATTTTACAGGCTAAAAATGACCGGTATTCAACATTCAGATTGGGATCATGTAATGTTCCCTTTTCCCTGTCGAGCTGTCTGGTAACAGAGTGGACTAAACGCAGTACAACTCAAAAACAAGGATATTGCAACAAATACTGAACTCAAGGCAGATTGAAATAAGCAGTAAAGCAACCATTTAAAATGTGGAAACATTAGAAAAGATTCAAAGGAAAACATGTTCAACATTACAAAAGAGTGATTGACAAGAGTTTCCTATGAGTCCCAGCAATAGATGGGTACGAGGTATCAAATAAATGAAGCAACTTGTTTTAAAGGCAGATATGGTCCTGTTTTCCCAAACCTGGGACTGGTAAGGTTTGTTGGAATGTCTGAAGTGGAGAAAGTACACTCCTGTTCCCAAAAGGGCAACATGGATGGTTGTATTCAGGGGCAATGTGACCCCTGCGTTGCATTGCACACAAGAAGCTAATCTTCAGGCACTACTGGCCCCCATCGTAGGCGTAGTCTGCCTTATTGTGCATGATCAGTTTGTTGTCCACAAAATAGAAGCTGTCTGACCTGGTCTCATACGGGTGCTCCACCATTAGGCAAACTTAAAAGAAAGAGACAAAAAAGAAGGAATTTCAGTTTGCAAATGACTTCATAAGGAACAGCAGAACACACATAGCTGACAAAGTAAATTACTGCTGTTCAGCGCACAAAAATAAACAACCTGTAGGGGAACCATGTGACTGTCTAGTATCCACATTGCTCCCCTTACAATGAGAGTCGCCTGACTGACTCTGTATGGATGTGTAGTGTAGACTTACAGACTTGGCCAGCTATGTTGTGGCCAGTCTGAACTTTAGCTTGTAGGGACCCACACAGGCTACAACAAAGTTGATAGACAAAGTGAGAGAGGGCATTGCTGGATGACAAAGATAGGTACGCTATTCCTACTAGTAGACTTACTGAGGTCCTCATGGAGCTGGGGAAACTCATAGATGTGTTCGCAAGTGTTGCGGCTGTTTGGGATGCAGAATCCAAAGTCAAAGTCAAAGTTCTTGAGAACTTTATTCTGGAAATAATGCCTCTCTATCATGCGAAAGCTGTTAACAGGCTGGTCCCCCACGGTGAACTCCACACTGAAAGCAGAGTAGAAAGAGAGGCACTTGAGATACTAGCAGGGACATGCTGAACATAACTGTGGGTGCTACCTGCATTAAATTGCTTTAACTATTTGAATTGTAGATTTATTCATTGaccatttattttcctttttaaaGTCCAAAAGTAGGATGATTCTTTCAATAGTCTTGTTCCCAGCTGTGTGCTCTGCCAAATCCTCTCTGTTGTAGTTTAAGTGGTTGCCAGAGCTGCAAGACTCAGTTTATTGTGCTGGTAAGCCACACCAGCAAACGAAACATAACATAATTTGTCAGCATAAGGGAAAGCACATACTATGGAACATTTAGGCCTAACCACAGTATGTGGTTTTTCAATGATGAGTCGTATGATTCATAATAATGATAATGCATGTAATGTTTCCTGTTTAATCCACTGACTTACGTTGCACCAACAGTCCGCAGTCTGAGGAAGGCTGGTGTAAACTGATACCGCACAAAGCGCCCAGCACTGGTGTCTCCGTCTCCATTCTCCTCATCTTCAGGGTCTGATAAAGAGAACATGGATTCAAATGTAATTGGCATCCAAATAAGTGACAACAGGTCATCTCTGATTTCAACCTAAAATTATATCTACAACATTTGCGTAAGGACTACATTAATTATCATAGAGGGAATAACTTGGCTTGTTTGGTTTTACTTGAAATAATAGACAGATTAATTTAGTCTGGGCCCTTCTGAGTAGACTCAGAATccaattatatttgtcacatacacatgtttagcagatgttattgtgtttctagctccaacagcttCTAgctctaacaattcacaacaatacacacaacctaaaagtaaaataatggaattaaggattatataaatattagaaatattaggacgagcaatgtcggagtggcatagactaaaatacagtagaatagagtacagtatatacagttgaagtcggaagtttacatacaccttagccaaatacatttaaactcagtttttcacaattcctgacatttaattaataattccctgtcttaggtcagttaggatcaccactttatttttaagaatgtgaaatgtcagaatgatagtagagagtgatttatttaagctattatttatttcatcacattcccagtgggtcagaagtttacatacactcaattagtatttggtagcattgcctttaaattgtttaacttaggtcaaacgtttcgggtagccttccacaagcttcccacaataagttgggtgaattttggcccattcctcctgacagagctagtgtaactgagtcaggt
The DNA window shown above is from Coregonus clupeaformis isolate EN_2021a chromosome 18, ASM2061545v1, whole genome shotgun sequence and carries:
- the hnf1a gene encoding hepatocyte nuclear factor 1-alpha produces the protein MEGEERKGEAGPGPGRLSALQEQLIWALLSSGLSREVLVHALGELERERVTPGAEKGDRGDGESSEEGEIDFPPPIFQELEALAPEEAARQRALVDQLLQEDPWRVAKVVKSYMQQHNLPQREVVESTGLNQSHLSQHLNKGTPMKNQKRAALYSWYVRKQGEISQQFTNARHALGSGEEQGEDVRKGRRNRFKWGPASQEILFHAYERQRNPSKEEREGLVEECNRAECLQRGVSPSQLAGLGSNLVTEVRVYNWFANRRKEEAFRHKLALDMPYTSQSASSTNHTLSHSPLQGMKYSQQITCDSLGSSRGHNGDRGMGVRLASPIQLEPSHTLLETHHHKPVSGGGPLPPVSTLTSLHSLSASAAPHHGLIMASLPSVMSLGESSLLIGQTVPVINNVGGGFTTLQPISFQQQLHSTSQQQLTQQFQSHMGHSPFMATMAQLPCHMYSKSDMSHYPPSSLLSQAMVITDSSSLGTLTSLTTVRQILTTDPEEQTDQPIQEDSLHLQSPSPVPVSSGNLQLYPPSQSSETHPPHRLSSSPADINSYIPAQMVSTAQ
- the c18h12orf43 gene encoding protein CUSTOS encodes the protein MSAPVGTVVEDSSSEDEDLEKFKEAAWSFGTYGTNGTNTADGESNGKLSRRVAVSKHEHDGNELQTTPEFRAHVAKKLGAILDSCISLISAETSKPCTASTKCEDEEGFRLFTTSVPGEFTIDPPPPPVRRRPIPSSSDSDSELEMRLREAAVSVTDLLSSALPSAVTPSMPESLSSEKIKKKKKKKKYKVQAGEEAEREHSNNSPVPKKNKKRTASHGEFGEVENCGEASPYAKTEEEQKSPEEDSLPLKVKKKNKKAQMKGWK
- the LOC121550557 gene encoding protein unc-119 homolog B-like, whose product is MSGSNSRNKTVATVNGPDTDMGPAANSRERKSGGDVMNRLKSRRNQTDKQRPVTEEELRALGRDITPDEILGLCAVTRDYLCKPEDNVYNIDFTRFKIRDLETGTVLFEIAKPHNCDPEDEENGDGDTSAGRFVRYQFTPAFLRLRTVGATVEFTVGDQPVNSFRMIERHYFQNKVLKNFDFDFGFCIPNSRNTCEHIYEFPQLHEDLICLMVEHPYETRSDSFYFVDNKLIMHNKADYAYDGGQ